A genomic window from Euwallacea fornicatus isolate EFF26 chromosome 6, ASM4011564v1, whole genome shotgun sequence includes:
- the Slik gene encoding serine/threonine-protein kinase 10 isoform X1 — protein MSFFNNIKKVLHFGGNDAKKKKVYNNVKMDVDPEEYWDMIGELGDGAYGKVYKAQHRHNGQLAAAKMCRLDGEDDMQDFMIEIDILTEIKHPNIVELLEAFQKEQQLWLLIEYCDGGALDSIMTELEKPLTEPQIAYVCQSMCQGLQFLHKSHVIHRDLKAGNVLLTMAGGVKIADFGVSAKNKSTLQKHDTFIGTPYWMAPEVVLCETFRDNPYDFKVDIWSMGITLIEFAQTEPPNHEMSPMRVLLKIQKSDPPRLEQPSKWSKDFNDFLLKSLIKDPQKRPTCDELLKHPFINRDLDSKPIIDLLLEYKAEVVEEELTDDDPERSRKQRKRKELYQRIGCSSGTPALPIRAKQDNRASQVPLDIEEDATSVHSSEPERKESPSPVSEKDDKKVPVPTPSAEPVEKKIPSAEKKEEQIMRRISHEKGPAPPPPPLQTQHSQEKDKGPAPPPPVQPIVPGQLNHVEIKEPKPTTEMRPLNNLSQGTKSMAKVPSLPRKEGEMPVPPPPPILPSSVSLPTPPLSPVTPPDTPPEIERAPIRIADIPLPPTSSFEVKSKSGKDFTDDASRSSNIAQVKRALESQLGKRLSQEQARIPVIENIGDNIVTVNSSNGTTPEDSMNFVILSTPQSERNKNTSTITINSDSPDMSNSLASNINQITVVTTHPPIIIDNSHMGSRTSSASPSNHSSSEVVIVANETNKTHIESSSDDDFCPSLDSLEYPPPSEFRDKPQKNGKKLDESEVLITDSSYVINDSGLDVSEDNSRLLDTSHVSVVKIDQEKVQVKDSTSYIIDKSGGETFRSSTSDLSNTSSGKSGSTKSDYGDETRGTSIILDNYKMNGRIVYSSNGEDNYRRSALNGKIYSDNYESATSDRSHSDCGSVRSTDSHPRRPISVNKSDVESISIASHESRGSNEKDSVKNDDEVEEQSVVLRKPPKTQSQTAAILNRKTRKRTRKFIIDGVMITTTTSKVIYGDEDNPEWDPLFNRKQELRELKLLQKQEQKQFQDLATKESLALEQQERKFEQERQNLERTYENDLELLSRQQRLQIERAEAQQDADLRGTSKKIRAEQERELKLFREGLKQELRLLKAEVDLLPKERRKQEFKMRKDKMDLDHSEREKAFLEKLNESHESSLRRLSDSHREKIALMERQFLQQKQQLTRTREAALWEVEERHIHEKYQLMKRQIKDIFMLQRHQMLTRHEKEKDQIKRRSVRKEEELLKKQTAEKRTLPKRIRNEMKAREAMFRESMRISISGASEPEIEKNRFKEFQEKEKKRYQAEQQRFELKHQRQLEELRAMSETTIKELEQLQNEKKKMLLEHETLKLKQREEQFTTELREWRAHLKPRKQKIEEQLHREAASCKYVQYLPRLTIPEPGSSADFEEKQEEPMQASSVPSSPYLSRKQSSWGHHRTWSTGIFSVAAADAGGSKLERNIIERRSFKIDQSDDSAA, from the exons atgtcattttttaataacattaagaAAGTGTTGCATTTTGGCGGTAACGATGCCAAAAAGAAGAAGGTTTACAACAACGTCAAGATGGATGTGGATCCAGAGGAATACTGGGACATGATTGGAGAATTGGGAGATGGGGCCTATGGCAAGGTTTATAAG GCCCAACACCGCCACAATGGCCAGTTGGCTGCTGCCAAAATGTGCAGGCTGGATGGTGAAGACGACATGCAGGATTTTATGATCGAAATCGATATTTTGACTGAAATTAAACACCCTAATATTGTAGAACTTTTGGAAGCGTTCCAAAAGGAACAGCAA CTTTGGCTGTTGATCGAGTACTGTGATGGGGGTGCTTTGGATAGTATTATGACTGAACTTGAAAAACCCCTGACAGAACCACAAATCGCCTATGTTTGCCAAAGCATGTGTCAAGGGTTGCAGTTTCTTCATAAGAGTCACGTTATACATAGGGATCTTAAGGCTGGGAATGTGTTGCTCACTATGGCAGGAGGAGTAAAGATCG CTGATTTTGGTGTCTCAGCCAAAAACAAATCTACACTCCAAAAACATGACACTTTCATTGGAACTCCCTATTGGATGGCTCCTGAAGTAGTGCTTTGCGAAACATTCAGGGATAATCCTTATGATTTCAAg GTGGACATTTGGTCAATGGGCATTACGCTTATCGAGTTCGCCCAAACCGAACCTCCAAATCACGAGATGTCCCCAATGagggttttattaaaaatccaaaaaagcgACCCCCCTAG atTAGAACAGCCTTCAAAATGGTCCAAAGACTTCAACGATTTTCTGCTGAAATCCTTAATCAAAGACCCACAAAAGCGGCCCACATGCGACGAGCTCCTCAAGCATCCCTTTATCAATAGGGATCTAGATAGCAAACCGATTATAGATTTGTTATTAGAATATAAGGCTGAAGTTGTAGAGGAGGAATTGACTGATGACGATCCCGAG CGCTCTAGGAAGCAGCGCAAACGCAAAGAGCTTTATCAACGGATTGG CTGCTCTTCTGGTACCCCTGCACTCCCTATTCGCGCAAAACAG GACAACCGAGCGTCTCAAGTTCCTCTGGACATCGAGGAAGACGCGACTTCAGTACACAGCAGTGAGCCTGAGCGTAAAG AATCGCCGTCGCCTGTCTCCGAAAAAGATGACAAGAAAGTGCCAGTTCCAACACCTTCCGCGGAACCTgtcgaaaagaaaatt cCGTCTGCAGAGAAAAAAGAAGAACAAATCATGCGACGGATATCACACGAGAAAGGTCCTGCGCCTCCACCTCCCCCACTGCAAACTCAGCATTCACAA gaaaaagacAAAGGTCCAGCTCCTCCTCCTCCTGTGCAGCCAATTGTGCCTGGCCAATTAAACCATGTTGAAATTAAAGAACCTAAACCGACTACTGAAATGCGGCCTCTAAACAACCTGTCTCAAGGTACTAAGAGCATGGCGAAAGTTCCGAGCCTACCAAGAAAAGAAGGTGAAATGCCGGTTCCTCCACCACCACCCATTTTACCTAGCAGTGTTTCACTACCGACTCCGCCTTTGTCACCTGTCACTCCTCCGGACACGCCCCCTGAGATAGAACGAGCGCCGATTAGGATTGCAGACATACCTTTACCGCCAACTTCAAGCTTTGAAG TTAAATCAAAATCAGGCAAGGATTTCACAGACGACGCAAGTAGGTCCTCCAATATCGCCCAAGTAAAGCGGGCGCTTGAAAGCCAGTTAGGTAAAAGACTGTCTCAAGAACAAGCCAGAATTCCtgtgattgaaaatattggaGATAATATCGTTACTGTAAATAGTTCTAA CGGCACTACACCAGAGGATAGTATGAACTTTGTAATTCTATCAACCCCTCAAAGcgagagaaataaaaatacatctaCTATTACTATTAATTCGGATTCCCCCGATATGTCCAATAGTCTGGCTTCAAATATAAATCAG ATCACAGTGGTCACAACACACCCTCCAATAATCATCGATAACTCTCATATGGGATCCCGGACATCTTCCGCCTCCCCAAGCAATCACAGTTCAAGTGAAGTGGTAATTGTTGCCAACGAAACTAACAAAACCCACATCGAGTCCTCCTCCGATGATGATTTTTGTCCGTCTTTGGACTCCCTGGAATACCCTCCTCCAAGCGAGTTCCGGGATAAACCACAGAAGAACGGAAAAAAACTTGACGAGAGTGAGGTGTTGATAACAGACTCAAGTTATGTTATCAACGATTCAGGTTTAGATGTCTCAGAAGATAATTCTAGGTTACTGGATACTAGTCACGTGTCGGTCGTTAAAATCGATCAAGAAAAGGTGCAGGTTAAG gattCGACGTCATACATAATCGACAAGTCTGGAGGCGAAACTTTCCGGAGTTCAACCAGCGATTTGTCTAATACCAGTTCGGGCAAATCAGGCAGCACAAAGAGCGATTATGGGGATGAAACTAGGG GCACTTCCATTATTTTGGACAACTACAAAATGAACGGCAGAATAGTATACTCGTCAAATGGCGAAGACAATTACAGGCGAAGCGCCTTGAATGGCAAAATATATTCAGATAATTACGAATCGGCAACTAGTGATAG GTCTCATAGCGATTGTGGATCAGTTCGCAGCACGGATTCTCACCCTAGGAGGCCTATATCAGTGAATAAATCCGATGTCGAAAGCATATCCATAGCCAGTCATGAAAGTAGGGGTAGTAATGAAAAGGATTCAG tgaaaaatgaTGATGAAGTGGAGGAGCAGAGTGTAGTTTTAAGGAAGCCACCCAAAACTCAGTCACAAACCGCTGCCATATTGAATAGGAAAACTCGAAAACGAACGCGCAAGTTTATTATAGATGGAGTCATGATCACAACCACGACCAGCAAAGTTATATACGGGGACGAAGATAACCCTGAATGGGATCCgttatttaatagaaaacaaGAACTTCG TGAGCTGAAATTACTTCAAAAACAAGAGCAAAAGCAATTTCAGGATTTGGCCACTAAGGAAAGCCTCGCACTTGAGCAACAGGAGCGTAAATTTGAACAGGAGAGGCAAAATTTAGAGAGGACTTATGAAAACGAtttagaattattaagtagGCAACAAAG actgCAAATTGAGAGAGCCGAAGCGCAACAAGACGCAGACTTAAGGGGTACCTCAAAGAAAATACGCGCCGAACAAGAAAGGGAACTTAAGCTATTCAGAGAAGGGTTGAAGCAGGAATTGAGACTTCTCAAG GCCGAGGTGGACTTGTTACCGAAAGAGAGGCGAAAGCAAGAGTTTAAAATGCGGAAAGATAAAATGGATTTAGATCATTCGGAGAGGGAAAAGGCATTCCTggaaaaactaaatgaaagCCATGAAAGTTCGTTAAGACGATTGAGCGATTCACACAGGGAAAAGATCGCTTTAATGGAACGGCAGTTTTTGCAGCAAAAACAACAACTTACTAG aaCTAGGGAGGCAGCTCTGTGGGAAGTTGAAGAGCGACACATCCATGAGAAGTATCAGCTAATGAAACGGCaaattaaagatatatttatgttacaaag GCATCAAATGCTGACGCGACACGAAAAAGAAAAGGATCAAATCAAGAGGCGTTCAGTGAGAAAAGAGGAAGAATTACTTAAGAAACAGACTGCTGAAAAGCGTACTCTACCCAAACGGATTCGTAATGAGATGAAAGCTAGAGAGGCCATGTTCAGAGAATCGATGAGGATATCAATTTCAGGTGCTTCAGAGCCAGAAATCGAGAAAAACAGGTTTAAGGAg tttcaagAGAAAGAGAAGAAACGGTACCAAGCTGAGCAACAACGGTTCGAACTGAAGCATCAGAGGCAGCTCGAAGAGCTAAG GGCGATGAGCGAGACAACCATTAAAGAATTAGAGCAACtccaaaatgagaaaaagaaaatgttgctAGAACACGAAACTCTGAAGTTGAAACAGCGGGAGGAGCAGTTTACCACCGAACTCAGGGAATGGAGGGCCCACTTGAAGCCCAGAAAACAG AAAATCGAGGAACAACTGCATCGCGAAGCCGCCTCGTGCAAATACGTTCAATACCTGCCTCGTCTTACTATTCCCGAACCGGGCAGCAGtgcagattttgaagaaaagcAGGAGGAACCAATGCAAGCTTCCTCGGTACCATCGAGTCCCTATTTGAGTCGAAAGCAATCTTCTTGGGGACACCACAGGACATGGAGTACAGGGATTTTTAGCGTGGCAGCTGCAGATGCAGGAGGCAGCAAGCTGGAGCGCAATATTATCGAGAGACGGAGTTTCAAAATAGACCAAAGCGATGATTCCGCGGCTTGA
- the Slik gene encoding serine/threonine-protein kinase 10 isoform X2, producing MSFFNNIKKVLHFGGNDAKKKKVYNNVKMDVDPEEYWDMIGELGDGAYGKVYKAQHRHNGQLAAAKMCRLDGEDDMQDFMIEIDILTEIKHPNIVELLEAFQKEQQLWLLIEYCDGGALDSIMTELEKPLTEPQIAYVCQSMCQGLQFLHKSHVIHRDLKAGNVLLTMAGGVKIADFGVSAKNKSTLQKHDTFIGTPYWMAPEVVLCETFRDNPYDFKVDIWSMGITLIEFAQTEPPNHEMSPMRVLLKIQKSDPPRLEQPSKWSKDFNDFLLKSLIKDPQKRPTCDELLKHPFINRDLDSKPIIDLLLEYKAEVVEEELTDDDPEDNRASQVPLDIEEDATSVHSSEPERKESPSPVSEKDDKKVPVPTPSAEPVEKKIPSAEKKEEQIMRRISHEKGPAPPPPPLQTQHSQEKDKGPAPPPPVQPIVPGQLNHVEIKEPKPTTEMRPLNNLSQGTKSMAKVPSLPRKEGEMPVPPPPPILPSSVSLPTPPLSPVTPPDTPPEIERAPIRIADIPLPPTSSFEVKSKSGKDFTDDASRSSNIAQVKRALESQLGKRLSQEQARIPVIENIGDNIVTVNSSNGTTPEDSMNFVILSTPQSERNKNTSTITINSDSPDMSNSLASNINQITVVTTHPPIIIDNSHMGSRTSSASPSNHSSSEVVIVANETNKTHIESSSDDDFCPSLDSLEYPPPSEFRDKPQKNGKKLDESEVLITDSSYVINDSGLDVSEDNSRLLDTSHVSVVKIDQEKVQVKDSTSYIIDKSGGETFRSSTSDLSNTSSGKSGSTKSDYGDETRGTSIILDNYKMNGRIVYSSNGEDNYRRSALNGKIYSDNYESATSDRSHSDCGSVRSTDSHPRRPISVNKSDVESISIASHESRGSNEKDSVKNDDEVEEQSVVLRKPPKTQSQTAAILNRKTRKRTRKFIIDGVMITTTTSKVIYGDEDNPEWDPLFNRKQELRELKLLQKQEQKQFQDLATKESLALEQQERKFEQERQNLERTYENDLELLSRQQRLQIERAEAQQDADLRGTSKKIRAEQERELKLFREGLKQELRLLKAEVDLLPKERRKQEFKMRKDKMDLDHSEREKAFLEKLNESHESSLRRLSDSHREKIALMERQFLQQKQQLTRTREAALWEVEERHIHEKYQLMKRQIKDIFMLQRHQMLTRHEKEKDQIKRRSVRKEEELLKKQTAEKRTLPKRIRNEMKAREAMFRESMRISISGASEPEIEKNRFKEFQEKEKKRYQAEQQRFELKHQRQLEELRAMSETTIKELEQLQNEKKKMLLEHETLKLKQREEQFTTELREWRAHLKPRKQKIEEQLHREAASCKYVQYLPRLTIPEPGSSADFEEKQEEPMQASSVPSSPYLSRKQSSWGHHRTWSTGIFSVAAADAGGSKLERNIIERRSFKIDQSDDSAA from the exons atgtcattttttaataacattaagaAAGTGTTGCATTTTGGCGGTAACGATGCCAAAAAGAAGAAGGTTTACAACAACGTCAAGATGGATGTGGATCCAGAGGAATACTGGGACATGATTGGAGAATTGGGAGATGGGGCCTATGGCAAGGTTTATAAG GCCCAACACCGCCACAATGGCCAGTTGGCTGCTGCCAAAATGTGCAGGCTGGATGGTGAAGACGACATGCAGGATTTTATGATCGAAATCGATATTTTGACTGAAATTAAACACCCTAATATTGTAGAACTTTTGGAAGCGTTCCAAAAGGAACAGCAA CTTTGGCTGTTGATCGAGTACTGTGATGGGGGTGCTTTGGATAGTATTATGACTGAACTTGAAAAACCCCTGACAGAACCACAAATCGCCTATGTTTGCCAAAGCATGTGTCAAGGGTTGCAGTTTCTTCATAAGAGTCACGTTATACATAGGGATCTTAAGGCTGGGAATGTGTTGCTCACTATGGCAGGAGGAGTAAAGATCG CTGATTTTGGTGTCTCAGCCAAAAACAAATCTACACTCCAAAAACATGACACTTTCATTGGAACTCCCTATTGGATGGCTCCTGAAGTAGTGCTTTGCGAAACATTCAGGGATAATCCTTATGATTTCAAg GTGGACATTTGGTCAATGGGCATTACGCTTATCGAGTTCGCCCAAACCGAACCTCCAAATCACGAGATGTCCCCAATGagggttttattaaaaatccaaaaaagcgACCCCCCTAG atTAGAACAGCCTTCAAAATGGTCCAAAGACTTCAACGATTTTCTGCTGAAATCCTTAATCAAAGACCCACAAAAGCGGCCCACATGCGACGAGCTCCTCAAGCATCCCTTTATCAATAGGGATCTAGATAGCAAACCGATTATAGATTTGTTATTAGAATATAAGGCTGAAGTTGTAGAGGAGGAATTGACTGATGACGATCCCGAG GACAACCGAGCGTCTCAAGTTCCTCTGGACATCGAGGAAGACGCGACTTCAGTACACAGCAGTGAGCCTGAGCGTAAAG AATCGCCGTCGCCTGTCTCCGAAAAAGATGACAAGAAAGTGCCAGTTCCAACACCTTCCGCGGAACCTgtcgaaaagaaaatt cCGTCTGCAGAGAAAAAAGAAGAACAAATCATGCGACGGATATCACACGAGAAAGGTCCTGCGCCTCCACCTCCCCCACTGCAAACTCAGCATTCACAA gaaaaagacAAAGGTCCAGCTCCTCCTCCTCCTGTGCAGCCAATTGTGCCTGGCCAATTAAACCATGTTGAAATTAAAGAACCTAAACCGACTACTGAAATGCGGCCTCTAAACAACCTGTCTCAAGGTACTAAGAGCATGGCGAAAGTTCCGAGCCTACCAAGAAAAGAAGGTGAAATGCCGGTTCCTCCACCACCACCCATTTTACCTAGCAGTGTTTCACTACCGACTCCGCCTTTGTCACCTGTCACTCCTCCGGACACGCCCCCTGAGATAGAACGAGCGCCGATTAGGATTGCAGACATACCTTTACCGCCAACTTCAAGCTTTGAAG TTAAATCAAAATCAGGCAAGGATTTCACAGACGACGCAAGTAGGTCCTCCAATATCGCCCAAGTAAAGCGGGCGCTTGAAAGCCAGTTAGGTAAAAGACTGTCTCAAGAACAAGCCAGAATTCCtgtgattgaaaatattggaGATAATATCGTTACTGTAAATAGTTCTAA CGGCACTACACCAGAGGATAGTATGAACTTTGTAATTCTATCAACCCCTCAAAGcgagagaaataaaaatacatctaCTATTACTATTAATTCGGATTCCCCCGATATGTCCAATAGTCTGGCTTCAAATATAAATCAG ATCACAGTGGTCACAACACACCCTCCAATAATCATCGATAACTCTCATATGGGATCCCGGACATCTTCCGCCTCCCCAAGCAATCACAGTTCAAGTGAAGTGGTAATTGTTGCCAACGAAACTAACAAAACCCACATCGAGTCCTCCTCCGATGATGATTTTTGTCCGTCTTTGGACTCCCTGGAATACCCTCCTCCAAGCGAGTTCCGGGATAAACCACAGAAGAACGGAAAAAAACTTGACGAGAGTGAGGTGTTGATAACAGACTCAAGTTATGTTATCAACGATTCAGGTTTAGATGTCTCAGAAGATAATTCTAGGTTACTGGATACTAGTCACGTGTCGGTCGTTAAAATCGATCAAGAAAAGGTGCAGGTTAAG gattCGACGTCATACATAATCGACAAGTCTGGAGGCGAAACTTTCCGGAGTTCAACCAGCGATTTGTCTAATACCAGTTCGGGCAAATCAGGCAGCACAAAGAGCGATTATGGGGATGAAACTAGGG GCACTTCCATTATTTTGGACAACTACAAAATGAACGGCAGAATAGTATACTCGTCAAATGGCGAAGACAATTACAGGCGAAGCGCCTTGAATGGCAAAATATATTCAGATAATTACGAATCGGCAACTAGTGATAG GTCTCATAGCGATTGTGGATCAGTTCGCAGCACGGATTCTCACCCTAGGAGGCCTATATCAGTGAATAAATCCGATGTCGAAAGCATATCCATAGCCAGTCATGAAAGTAGGGGTAGTAATGAAAAGGATTCAG tgaaaaatgaTGATGAAGTGGAGGAGCAGAGTGTAGTTTTAAGGAAGCCACCCAAAACTCAGTCACAAACCGCTGCCATATTGAATAGGAAAACTCGAAAACGAACGCGCAAGTTTATTATAGATGGAGTCATGATCACAACCACGACCAGCAAAGTTATATACGGGGACGAAGATAACCCTGAATGGGATCCgttatttaatagaaaacaaGAACTTCG TGAGCTGAAATTACTTCAAAAACAAGAGCAAAAGCAATTTCAGGATTTGGCCACTAAGGAAAGCCTCGCACTTGAGCAACAGGAGCGTAAATTTGAACAGGAGAGGCAAAATTTAGAGAGGACTTATGAAAACGAtttagaattattaagtagGCAACAAAG actgCAAATTGAGAGAGCCGAAGCGCAACAAGACGCAGACTTAAGGGGTACCTCAAAGAAAATACGCGCCGAACAAGAAAGGGAACTTAAGCTATTCAGAGAAGGGTTGAAGCAGGAATTGAGACTTCTCAAG GCCGAGGTGGACTTGTTACCGAAAGAGAGGCGAAAGCAAGAGTTTAAAATGCGGAAAGATAAAATGGATTTAGATCATTCGGAGAGGGAAAAGGCATTCCTggaaaaactaaatgaaagCCATGAAAGTTCGTTAAGACGATTGAGCGATTCACACAGGGAAAAGATCGCTTTAATGGAACGGCAGTTTTTGCAGCAAAAACAACAACTTACTAG aaCTAGGGAGGCAGCTCTGTGGGAAGTTGAAGAGCGACACATCCATGAGAAGTATCAGCTAATGAAACGGCaaattaaagatatatttatgttacaaag GCATCAAATGCTGACGCGACACGAAAAAGAAAAGGATCAAATCAAGAGGCGTTCAGTGAGAAAAGAGGAAGAATTACTTAAGAAACAGACTGCTGAAAAGCGTACTCTACCCAAACGGATTCGTAATGAGATGAAAGCTAGAGAGGCCATGTTCAGAGAATCGATGAGGATATCAATTTCAGGTGCTTCAGAGCCAGAAATCGAGAAAAACAGGTTTAAGGAg tttcaagAGAAAGAGAAGAAACGGTACCAAGCTGAGCAACAACGGTTCGAACTGAAGCATCAGAGGCAGCTCGAAGAGCTAAG GGCGATGAGCGAGACAACCATTAAAGAATTAGAGCAACtccaaaatgagaaaaagaaaatgttgctAGAACACGAAACTCTGAAGTTGAAACAGCGGGAGGAGCAGTTTACCACCGAACTCAGGGAATGGAGGGCCCACTTGAAGCCCAGAAAACAG AAAATCGAGGAACAACTGCATCGCGAAGCCGCCTCGTGCAAATACGTTCAATACCTGCCTCGTCTTACTATTCCCGAACCGGGCAGCAGtgcagattttgaagaaaagcAGGAGGAACCAATGCAAGCTTCCTCGGTACCATCGAGTCCCTATTTGAGTCGAAAGCAATCTTCTTGGGGACACCACAGGACATGGAGTACAGGGATTTTTAGCGTGGCAGCTGCAGATGCAGGAGGCAGCAAGCTGGAGCGCAATATTATCGAGAGACGGAGTTTCAAAATAGACCAAAGCGATGATTCCGCGGCTTGA